From the Teredinibacter turnerae T7901 genome, one window contains:
- a CDS encoding saccharopine dehydrogenase family protein: MSKVIIVGAGGVGGVVTHKCAQLPEVFTDIILASRNEEKCKAIAAQLPRAIRTAQVDADNVAQMTALLEAEKPDLVINVALPYQDLPIMDACLAAGIDYLDTANYEPPEEAKFEYSWQWAYQDKFKNANIMALLGSGFDPGVTNVYTAYIKKHYLDEIHELDIIDCNAGDHGQPFATNFNPEINIREVTAKGRFWENGQWVETDPLSVKDSYDFPEGIGPKDIYLMYHEELESITKHFPEIKRARFWMTFSQNYLKHLEVLQNVGMTGIEPVVYEGKEIIPLQFLKAVLPDPSSLGPLTKGRTCIGCVAKGIKDGKEKIVYIYNICDHEKCYEEVQSQAISYTTGVPAMIGAKMILEGKWKASGVWNMEQFDPDPFMNDLNQYGLPWQVVELDATGLTD; encoded by the coding sequence ATGAGCAAAGTAATCATTGTTGGTGCCGGCGGCGTTGGCGGCGTAGTTACTCATAAGTGCGCACAGCTCCCCGAGGTATTTACCGATATTATTCTGGCGAGCCGCAACGAAGAAAAATGTAAGGCAATCGCGGCACAGCTGCCGCGAGCAATTCGTACGGCACAGGTGGATGCCGACAACGTAGCGCAGATGACTGCTCTGCTGGAAGCCGAAAAGCCTGACCTGGTTATCAACGTTGCCCTGCCGTACCAGGATCTGCCGATCATGGACGCCTGTCTGGCTGCCGGAATCGACTACCTGGACACTGCGAACTACGAGCCACCTGAAGAAGCCAAGTTTGAATACAGCTGGCAGTGGGCTTATCAGGACAAATTTAAAAATGCCAACATTATGGCGCTACTCGGCAGCGGGTTTGATCCCGGCGTAACCAACGTGTACACCGCGTACATCAAAAAACACTACCTCGATGAAATTCACGAGCTGGATATTATTGATTGCAACGCTGGCGATCACGGGCAGCCGTTTGCGACAAACTTTAACCCGGAAATCAATATCCGCGAAGTCACCGCCAAGGGCCGCTTCTGGGAAAATGGCCAATGGGTTGAGACCGACCCACTGTCGGTAAAAGACAGCTACGATTTCCCTGAAGGTATTGGACCGAAAGACATCTACCTGATGTACCACGAGGAGCTGGAATCCATTACCAAGCACTTCCCGGAAATTAAGCGTGCGCGCTTCTGGATGACCTTCTCGCAGAACTACCTGAAACACCTTGAAGTTCTGCAAAACGTAGGGATGACGGGTATTGAACCCGTAGTTTACGAAGGCAAAGAGATTATCCCATTGCAATTTTTGAAAGCGGTGCTGCCAGACCCTTCAAGCCTTGGCCCTTTGACCAAAGGCCGCACCTGCATCGGCTGCGTGGCTAAAGGCATCAAAGATGGCAAAGAAAAAATTGTTTACATCTACAACATCTGTGATCACGAGAAGTGCTACGAAGAAGTACAGTCGCAGGCGATTTCCTATACCACGGGTGTTCCTGCAATGATCGGGGCCAAAATGATTTTGGAAGGCAAGTGGAAAGCTTCTGGGGTATGGAATATGGAACAATTCGATCCAGACCCCTTTATGAACGACCTGAACCAGTACGGCCTGCCCTGGCAAGTGGTGGAGCTCGACGCTACCGGGCTGACCGATTAA
- a CDS encoding Hsp20 family protein, with protein MRNIDFTPLYRSAIGFDRMANMLDAISRSEQSQPSYPPYNIELTGEDKYRISMAVAGFSEQELSIETKENTLSVTGKKSTDGQAERKFLHQGIAARNFERRFQLADYVIVTGASLENGLLHVELVREIPDAMKPRTISISGNRKQEVIDQHASGSQSETVIEPSHNQPAQHKVA; from the coding sequence ATGCGTAACATCGACTTTACTCCCCTTTACCGTTCTGCGATTGGTTTTGACCGCATGGCAAATATGCTGGATGCGATTTCCCGATCTGAACAGAGCCAACCAAGTTATCCACCGTACAATATTGAATTGACCGGTGAAGACAAATACCGAATTTCGATGGCAGTGGCCGGATTCTCCGAGCAAGAACTGTCGATTGAGACGAAAGAAAATACCTTGTCCGTCACCGGGAAAAAATCTACTGACGGGCAGGCAGAAAGAAAATTCCTGCACCAGGGAATTGCCGCAAGAAATTTCGAGCGCCGCTTTCAGCTCGCGGATTATGTGATTGTCACCGGAGCGTCTCTGGAAAATGGTTTACTCCATGTCGAGTTAGTTCGCGAGATACCCGACGCGATGAAACCGCGAACCATATCGATCTCCGGCAACAGAAAGCAAGAAGTGATCGATCAGCACGCGAGCGGTAGCCAATCTGAAACCGTGATTGAGCCGAGCCACAACCAGCCGGCACAACACAAAGTCGCTTAA
- a CDS encoding HPF/RaiA family ribosome-associated protein, which produces MKSNADVVYRDLDASPALNDIISKKIEKLHRFSDSIIHSRVVLDSPHNHKHKGKMYRASIELGIKGAPITVTSDDPSVHIAVREAFATCERKLKEESNRKKSTRH; this is translated from the coding sequence ATGAAGTCCAACGCCGATGTTGTATATCGCGACCTTGACGCATCCCCTGCGTTAAATGACATCATCTCTAAGAAAATTGAAAAACTACATCGTTTTTCAGATTCCATCATTCACAGCCGCGTCGTACTGGATAGCCCGCACAATCACAAACACAAAGGCAAAATGTACCGCGCATCAATAGAACTTGGCATAAAAGGTGCTCCTATCACAGTCACCAGCGACGACCCTTCCGTTCATATCGCAGTTCGCGAAGCCTTCGCAACCTGTGAACGCAAGCTCAAAGAGGAGTCCAATCGCAAGAAGTCGACTCGTCACTAG
- a CDS encoding TIGR01777 family oxidoreductase, translated as MLPRTIYISGGTGFVGRALCAHILKSAPHISGSESAGVTLYVQTRRPEHHRHRVIKFVKNYQQLPEAVAPDAIINLAGAPIADERWSNKRKQMLQDSRVAATEALLASVEAAGHMPDTLLNASAVGFYGSNTTGEIDENAGRGEGFAADLCASWETAAMGFSRLGTRVCLMRIGVVLGDGGVLAKLLPLFKMGLGGPIGHGKQGMSWIHIDDLCRLFMTALFNPEYTGALNCTAPHPVPQRVFARELGRQLGRPACLPTPASVLRLVYGQMAEELLIGGQYVLPGCVSAAGFKFEYDRLETALKSVLN; from the coding sequence ATGTTACCGAGGACGATATACATTTCCGGAGGCACTGGCTTTGTCGGTAGAGCGCTCTGCGCTCATATACTTAAGAGCGCCCCGCACATCTCAGGCAGTGAATCAGCGGGCGTAACTCTATACGTTCAGACTCGACGGCCGGAACATCATCGGCATCGCGTCATTAAATTCGTCAAAAATTACCAACAGCTGCCGGAAGCTGTAGCCCCGGATGCGATTATTAATCTCGCGGGAGCGCCGATTGCTGATGAACGTTGGTCAAACAAGCGCAAGCAAATGCTGCAGGATTCCAGAGTGGCTGCGACTGAGGCCTTGCTGGCTTCGGTGGAAGCAGCAGGGCACATGCCTGATACCCTGCTGAATGCGTCTGCCGTCGGCTTTTACGGGTCAAATACAACCGGTGAAATAGACGAAAATGCTGGCCGGGGTGAGGGTTTCGCCGCTGACTTATGCGCGAGCTGGGAAACGGCGGCGATGGGATTCTCCAGGCTGGGCACGCGTGTTTGCTTGATGCGGATTGGTGTTGTACTTGGCGATGGCGGCGTACTCGCCAAATTGCTGCCCCTGTTTAAAATGGGATTAGGTGGCCCAATTGGGCATGGCAAGCAGGGAATGTCCTGGATTCATATCGACGATCTTTGTCGGCTGTTTATGACGGCTCTCTTTAACCCCGAATACACAGGGGCACTTAATTGCACGGCTCCCCACCCCGTTCCACAGCGTGTGTTTGCTCGCGAACTCGGTCGCCAGCTGGGGCGTCCTGCCTGCTTGCCAACGCCAGCATCGGTATTGCGCCTGGTTTACGGGCAGATGGCGGAGGAACTGCTGATCGGAGGGCAATATGTTTTGCCAGGATGTGTATCTGCCGCGGGCTTCAAGTTTGAATATGACAGGTTGGAGACTGCGCTAAAGTCAGTATTAAATTAA
- a CDS encoding beta-ketoacyl synthase — MVSLINCTTAWPKWHHLVSKKACVFGEAGQYTVRKNPEAIFEPFFMPTPLPLIVGFGGYNAAGRSSGHQAYQRMIFESLSAGDKAATLDSLAHLMGSPDLDPQSVLDGTLIRRIESSFFDVDNTAIGKNITLKAESTSPVSFDIAGRDLPHPIPEHWRADPLDEGGRRYKITIDSDQTLLLKCRSKMAVQSAGQLPTGFDPGSHYRSQHHPRGLQLAILAASDAVQSMGIDWQRIVSAVAPDEIGVYSSSVMSQLDNTGLGGMMQSRALASRVTSKQLALGLNTMPADFINAYVLGSVGITGGMTGACATFLYNLNQGVAEIKSGRRKVVVVGSAEAPIIPEIIDGYAAMSALATDADLCKLDGLAVGASPDFRRASRPFGENCGFTLAESAQYVVLMADDLAVQLGAQVFGAVPGVYINADGFKKSISAPGAGNYLTMAKAVGLARSLLGDEAIQQRSFVQAHGSSTPHNRTTESKIFDQVARAFGIEHWPVAAVKSYLGHSLGPASGDQMAATLGAFAQGVVPGIKTIDGVADDVFGARLHISNQDIDLGCGNIDVAFLNSKGFGGNNATATVLSPTVVNRYLERHYSGGQWTAFQDKQVQSRDDAARYLAAADKGDLRPIYEFGTRVIDEEEISISNTEITLPGFANPVSLGDNEGYDF, encoded by the coding sequence GTGGTCAGCTTGATTAATTGTACGACTGCGTGGCCAAAATGGCATCATTTGGTGTCCAAAAAGGCTTGTGTGTTTGGGGAAGCTGGGCAATACACTGTGCGCAAAAACCCTGAAGCTATTTTCGAGCCCTTTTTTATGCCTACTCCGTTACCTCTTATTGTTGGATTTGGTGGATATAACGCCGCCGGTAGAAGCTCCGGTCACCAGGCGTACCAGCGGATGATTTTCGAGAGTCTTTCAGCAGGCGACAAAGCCGCAACACTGGACTCGCTTGCCCACTTGATGGGGAGCCCGGACCTAGACCCTCAATCGGTGTTGGACGGAACCCTGATTCGAAGAATCGAATCGTCGTTTTTCGATGTGGACAACACCGCGATTGGTAAAAATATCACCTTAAAAGCCGAGTCGACATCGCCCGTGAGCTTTGATATTGCCGGTCGCGATTTGCCGCACCCGATCCCCGAGCACTGGCGTGCAGACCCGCTTGATGAAGGCGGGCGACGCTACAAAATCACTATCGACTCTGATCAGACACTGTTATTGAAGTGCCGCAGTAAAATGGCGGTTCAATCCGCTGGCCAGCTTCCTACTGGTTTCGATCCTGGCTCCCACTATCGTTCACAGCATCATCCCCGTGGCTTGCAGCTCGCTATTTTGGCTGCGAGCGATGCGGTTCAATCGATGGGTATCGATTGGCAGCGTATTGTCTCGGCGGTTGCGCCAGATGAGATTGGTGTTTACAGCAGTAGTGTAATGAGTCAGTTAGACAATACTGGCTTAGGTGGGATGATGCAGTCGCGCGCGCTTGCGAGTCGGGTGACGTCAAAGCAGCTGGCTCTCGGGTTAAACACCATGCCAGCAGATTTTATTAACGCTTATGTACTGGGTAGTGTGGGTATCACTGGCGGTATGACGGGCGCCTGTGCCACTTTTTTATATAACCTTAACCAGGGCGTTGCTGAAATAAAGTCAGGTCGTCGCAAGGTTGTGGTTGTAGGCTCCGCTGAGGCGCCTATTATTCCAGAAATTATCGACGGCTATGCCGCAATGAGTGCGCTCGCGACCGATGCTGATTTATGCAAATTGGATGGTCTTGCTGTCGGTGCAAGCCCTGATTTTCGCCGGGCCAGTCGTCCCTTTGGCGAAAACTGTGGCTTTACTCTGGCGGAATCGGCTCAGTATGTGGTGTTGATGGCGGATGACCTGGCCGTGCAGCTGGGCGCGCAAGTGTTTGGCGCGGTTCCCGGCGTTTATATCAATGCTGACGGGTTTAAAAAGTCTATTTCTGCGCCGGGCGCAGGTAATTATCTGACGATGGCAAAAGCAGTTGGTCTGGCGCGTTCGCTGTTAGGTGACGAAGCTATACAACAGCGGAGTTTTGTGCAGGCGCACGGCTCCAGTACACCGCACAACCGCACTACCGAATCCAAAATATTCGATCAGGTCGCGCGAGCATTTGGCATTGAGCATTGGCCTGTCGCAGCGGTGAAGTCATACCTTGGGCATTCCTTGGGCCCCGCCAGTGGCGATCAAATGGCGGCCACGCTCGGTGCCTTCGCGCAGGGCGTGGTGCCCGGCATCAAAACAATTGACGGTGTGGCAGACGACGTTTTTGGGGCGCGGCTACACATCTCCAACCAGGATATTGACCTGGGATGCGGTAACATCGACGTTGCGTTCCTGAACTCGAAAGGTTTTGGTGGAAACAATGCGACTGCCACAGTGCTGTCACCGACTGTTGTTAACCGCTATCTAGAGCGCCATTATTCCGGTGGTCAATGGACCGCTTTTCAGGATAAACAGGTGCAGAGCCGAGACGATGCAGCACGCTATTTAGCCGCGGCCGACAAAGGTGATTTACGCCCGATATACGAGTTCGGGACTCGGGTGATCGATGAAGAGGAAATCTCGATCAGCAATACCGAAATAACACTCCCCGGTTTCGCTAATCCCGTCAGCTTGGGAGATAACGAGGGGTATGACTTTTAA
- a CDS encoding class I SAM-dependent methyltransferase: MNKCPLCSSNSNVVFYRDSRRHYKRCFNCWLVFVPDQFHLNHTDEQAEYDKHENDPQDAGYVNFLSRLVVPLQARLQEGARGLDFGCGPGPAVASMMRANGYNVKNYDPIYANNPIFLSEQFDFVIATEVIEHFRNPAVSLAQVWQCVKPGGHFGAMSKLVISQQAFANWHYKNDPTHVAFFSRETLQWVASRWNATLVFFAADAFVFIKGC, from the coding sequence ATGAATAAATGTCCTCTCTGTTCGTCCAACTCCAACGTGGTTTTTTACCGGGATTCTCGGCGACACTACAAGCGTTGTTTTAATTGCTGGCTGGTTTTTGTGCCAGACCAATTTCATCTGAACCACACCGATGAGCAAGCCGAGTACGACAAGCACGAAAACGATCCTCAGGACGCAGGCTACGTTAATTTTTTAAGCCGACTGGTAGTGCCTCTGCAGGCGCGTTTACAGGAGGGTGCCCGCGGTTTGGATTTTGGGTGTGGACCTGGTCCAGCTGTAGCATCAATGATGCGAGCGAACGGATATAACGTAAAAAATTACGATCCGATTTACGCAAACAACCCGATTTTTTTAAGCGAGCAATTCGATTTTGTTATCGCGACCGAGGTTATAGAGCATTTCCGTAATCCAGCAGTATCTTTAGCGCAGGTTTGGCAGTGCGTCAAACCAGGTGGTCATTTTGGTGCTATGTCCAAGCTCGTAATTAGCCAGCAGGCTTTTGCAAACTGGCATTACAAAAACGATCCTACACACGTCGCGTTCTTTTCTCGCGAAACTCTGCAGTGGGTTGCTTCGCGTTGGAATGCGACACTGGTATTTTTCGCGGCGGACGCATTTGTTTTTATTAAAGGTTGCTAA
- a CDS encoding helix-turn-helix domain-containing protein gives MEEQSPQAVLSEQTAVSANNRLGERLQAVRKQHGLSQRELARRAEVTNSTLSMIEQGKVSPSVASLEKVLSAIPMTLQEFFSDTLEILPPIYRAADFLSIRKDGTENLIMPLPEAGHDGVYLSRQTYSPGSQISTEWMIRKGFVGGIVVEGELVLRLDGNEYQLGVGEGFHFSLHRSHSLANQSAHDCVVITVSFSDRRA, from the coding sequence ATGGAAGAGCAATCTCCGCAAGCAGTTCTGTCGGAGCAAACGGCGGTTTCCGCCAACAATCGACTCGGCGAGCGGCTGCAGGCGGTTCGCAAGCAGCACGGACTTTCCCAGCGGGAGTTGGCGCGTCGGGCAGAGGTGACTAACAGTACTTTGTCAATGATCGAGCAGGGCAAGGTGAGCCCGTCGGTCGCATCTCTAGAGAAAGTGCTTTCTGCAATCCCCATGACTCTGCAGGAGTTTTTTTCAGATACATTGGAGATTTTGCCGCCTATTTACCGGGCGGCGGATTTTCTTTCTATTCGCAAAGATGGCACCGAAAATCTTATTATGCCGCTGCCGGAGGCGGGGCATGATGGGGTTTACCTCTCGCGCCAAACATACAGCCCTGGCAGCCAGATTTCGACTGAATGGATGATCCGCAAGGGATTCGTCGGCGGTATTGTTGTCGAAGGTGAATTGGTATTGCGCCTTGACGGCAATGAATATCAGTTGGGTGTTGGCGAAGGCTTCCACTTTTCACTTCATCGCTCACACAGTCTGGCCAATCAGTCTGCCCACGACTGCGTTGTTATTACGGTATCTTTTAGCGATCGCCGAGCCTAG
- the speA gene encoding biosynthetic arginine decarboxylase yields MNKLLNKQWTSADSADLYGIRDWGAGYFDVSDKGLLTVTPERAGNKVALPLLDIVQEIRERGMDMPVLVRFEDLLEQQIGRLNNAFRKAIADTGYQAPYRGVFPIKVNQQCHVVEEICNVGAQFGHGLEAGSKPELIIALAHLESPDAHIVCNGYKDQEFIDLGLHACKMGYSCFFVVETPTELPIIIERSRALNIKPLIGVRVKLASMVGGHWTATSGDRSIFGLSITQLVEVVDTLKAEGMLDCLQLLHYHLGSQIPNIRDIRTGVTEACQVYMNLVREGAAMGFLDLGGGLAVDYDGSNTNYIHSRNYTLEEYCADIIDVIMSTLNPEQIAHPTIITESGRALVAYSSVLLFNVLDVASFQVGQLPESIPREEHRLIHSLKEALETMSGKNMQECFNDALFYRDEVRELFKRGQIGLRSRSLGENLFLAVMQKVLTLTETSPKQFQEADKLREQLSDIYYCNFSLFQSLPDVWAIDQVFPIAPIHRLDECPTREAIIADITCDCDGKVDRFTNMHDTKTTIPLHTLKDGEEYYIGVFLVGAYQETLGDLHNLFGDTNVVSVRLNDDGSHEFADELEGDSIADVLSYVEYQPQQLRERFRKIAERSTREGRITASERQEIMKAFSESMLGYTYYEKV; encoded by the coding sequence TTGAACAAACTGTTAAATAAGCAATGGACTTCAGCCGACTCAGCCGATCTTTACGGCATCCGTGATTGGGGTGCCGGATATTTCGATGTCTCAGATAAGGGGCTGCTTACTGTTACCCCAGAACGCGCCGGCAACAAGGTTGCACTGCCATTGCTTGATATCGTTCAGGAGATTCGCGAGCGAGGCATGGATATGCCCGTGCTGGTGCGTTTCGAAGACTTGCTGGAACAGCAGATTGGGCGATTAAACAACGCATTCCGCAAAGCGATCGCGGATACAGGGTATCAGGCGCCCTACCGTGGCGTGTTCCCGATCAAGGTGAATCAGCAGTGTCACGTGGTGGAGGAAATCTGCAACGTCGGCGCTCAGTTTGGGCATGGGCTGGAGGCTGGCTCCAAGCCAGAGCTGATTATTGCGCTCGCTCACCTGGAATCTCCAGACGCCCATATTGTATGTAATGGCTATAAAGACCAAGAGTTTATCGACCTTGGCCTGCATGCATGCAAAATGGGTTACAGCTGCTTCTTTGTTGTGGAAACGCCTACAGAGCTGCCGATCATTATTGAACGCAGTCGCGCCCTTAACATCAAGCCACTTATTGGTGTACGCGTTAAGCTCGCATCTATGGTGGGCGGGCACTGGACCGCCACCAGCGGCGATCGCAGCATTTTCGGCTTGTCTATCACGCAGCTGGTAGAGGTTGTCGACACACTGAAAGCAGAAGGCATGCTCGATTGTTTGCAGCTGCTGCACTACCACCTCGGTTCGCAGATTCCCAACATTCGCGACATTCGCACCGGCGTCACCGAAGCCTGTCAGGTCTATATGAACCTGGTGCGCGAAGGTGCTGCCATGGGCTTTTTGGACCTGGGTGGCGGCTTGGCGGTTGACTACGATGGCAGCAACACCAACTACATTCACTCGCGCAACTATACGCTCGAAGAATATTGTGCCGACATCATCGATGTCATTATGAGTACGCTCAACCCAGAACAAATTGCTCACCCGACAATTATTACTGAGTCTGGGCGGGCGCTGGTTGCCTACTCGTCGGTGCTACTGTTTAACGTGTTGGATGTAGCCAGCTTTCAGGTAGGGCAATTGCCGGAATCCATTCCGCGGGAAGAACACCGCTTGATCCACAGCCTGAAAGAAGCATTGGAAACAATGAGCGGAAAAAACATGCAAGAGTGCTTTAACGATGCGCTCTTCTACCGCGATGAAGTGCGCGAATTGTTCAAGCGCGGCCAGATTGGCCTGCGCTCACGCTCACTCGGCGAGAACCTCTTTTTGGCAGTAATGCAGAAAGTGCTAACCCTGACCGAAACATCGCCGAAGCAGTTTCAGGAAGCTGACAAATTGCGGGAGCAACTGTCGGATATTTATTACTGTAACTTCAGTTTGTTCCAATCGCTTCCGGATGTATGGGCCATCGACCAGGTCTTTCCTATCGCACCCATCCATCGTCTTGATGAATGCCCGACCAGAGAGGCAATTATCGCAGACATTACCTGCGATTGTGATGGCAAGGTAGACCGATTCACCAATATGCACGACACCAAAACCACTATCCCTTTGCATACACTGAAGGATGGGGAAGAGTATTACATTGGTGTATTTTTAGTCGGAGCCTACCAGGAAACACTTGGCGATTTGCATAACTTATTCGGCGATACGAACGTTGTCAGTGTGCGCCTAAACGATGACGGCAGCCACGAATTTGCCGACGAGCTGGAGGGCGATTCCATTGCCGACGTACTGAGCTATGTGGAGTATCAACCTCAGCAGCTGCGCGAGCGCTTTCGAAAAATTGCCGAACGCTCTACGCGCGAAGGCCGCATTACCGCAAGCGAACGCCAGGAAATAATGAAAGCCTTTTCCGAAAGCATGCTTGGCTACACCTACTACGAAAAAGTTTAA
- a CDS encoding GlxA family transcriptional regulator → MLQICFLLYPNMLATSTTLPMELLASATALAKTQHPRKREHIEITLASLDGKAVVTHTGITLTPDCPLDAVPPPDIVYLPALWRNPEPVIAKQRELLPWLQREQQRGAALAAVGTGCWFLAEAGLLDGKAATTHWYYFDRFQARYPKVQLKRSNFITQADNIFCAGSVNSLADLTVYFIQQHFGQSVAHHVERHFFHEIRRLYETAHAGDQIAKMHPDEVIVQAVHWLSENYHTDVNVSELAARFDMSVRTFNRRFKLATDTTPLSYLQDLRVKNAQELLKSTNLNLSEIMFRVGYQDIAHFTRLFKRILGLTPTQYRVTVRAKLFSAD, encoded by the coding sequence ATGCTACAAATTTGCTTTCTGCTCTACCCTAATATGCTGGCAACCAGCACGACTTTGCCCATGGAGCTGCTGGCGTCAGCGACCGCTCTGGCAAAGACACAACACCCCCGCAAGCGCGAGCACATAGAGATAACCCTGGCATCGTTGGATGGCAAAGCGGTGGTGACCCATACGGGAATTACACTAACACCCGATTGCCCGCTCGATGCAGTACCGCCCCCAGATATCGTTTACCTACCCGCGCTGTGGCGAAACCCCGAGCCGGTTATCGCAAAACAGCGTGAGCTACTCCCTTGGTTGCAGCGCGAACAGCAGCGAGGCGCTGCTCTCGCTGCGGTTGGAACCGGCTGCTGGTTTCTCGCTGAAGCCGGACTGCTCGACGGTAAAGCCGCGACAACTCACTGGTACTACTTCGACCGGTTCCAGGCCCGTTATCCAAAAGTGCAGCTAAAACGAAGTAATTTCATTACCCAGGCAGACAACATATTTTGTGCTGGCAGCGTCAACTCGCTGGCTGATCTCACCGTCTACTTTATTCAGCAACATTTCGGGCAGTCCGTCGCTCACCATGTGGAACGGCATTTCTTTCACGAAATACGGCGACTGTATGAAACAGCACATGCAGGCGACCAAATAGCCAAAATGCATCCGGATGAGGTGATAGTGCAGGCGGTCCACTGGCTGAGCGAAAACTATCACACCGATGTCAACGTGAGTGAGCTCGCTGCTCGATTTGATATGAGCGTGCGCACGTTCAACCGACGATTCAAACTGGCGACGGACACCACGCCGCTCAGCTATTTACAGGATCTTCGCGTAAAAAACGCACAAGAACTATTGAAGAGTACCAATCTGAATCTCTCGGAAATCATGTTTCGCGTTGGCTACCAGGACATCGCCCACTTCACGCGTCTGTTCAAGCGAATACTGGGGCTTACTCCCACCCAGTACCGGGTGACCGTGAGGGCAAAACTTTTTTCAGCAGATTAA